A stretch of the Metopolophium dirhodum isolate CAU chromosome 8, ASM1992520v1, whole genome shotgun sequence genome encodes the following:
- the LOC132951004 gene encoding protein Lilipod yields MDDVDEPDEREELFYNNVREKIIFLLLFVLLLALSYAIINHYRKRDNIVVSVQDEDDITVYKYSLLLCTIALAVAVGAALLLPISIASNEVLSLYPSSYYVQWLNHSLIHGLWSLVFLFSNLSLFVFLPFAFLFNESEGFPGHRKGLKARVYETCTVLLLLSIFVLVLTYLLYTIFYTEQSLFYMLFNLWNNYLPFLYSCISFIGVLMLLICTPVGFATLFTILSRFMIKPQLQKTTDEEISILRLEVDCLARRLDQVTINGLTYMSPEPMLEGKKQNITRTEKELWTLQNGKLKRGLTDRLSIHQERLDVLEKQRKISVFRKLFLYPTFMLLLLALTVVTVLLVVQNLLLILIGIKALPLNTRQFTLGVSSLSKLGPFGAGLEIVIILYMLVASSVGLYSLPIVSTYRPHIKQTPLTHIVGNCTLLLILSSALPLLSRILGITDFDLLADYGRIEWLGNFTIVALYNFVFASAATLCLFNKFTSAVRKELLSRLKSFWKWIMGHDYSITHINSSFSVDNSPTIAKKNS; encoded by the exons ATGGATGATGTAGACGAGCCAGACGAACGAGAAGAACTGTTCTATAATAATGTTAGAGAGAAAATA aTTTTTCTCTTGCTATTTGTTTTGTTGCTAGCGCTCAGTTATgccattattaatcattatagaaAACGAGACAATATTGTCGTTTCTGTTCAAGATGAAGATGATATTAcagtttataaatatag TTTGTTGCTTTGTACTATCGCACTGGCAGTTGCTGTCGGTGCAGCCCTATTGTTACCTATTTCGATAGCTAGTAATGAAGTGCTGTCTTTATATCCTTCCAGTTATTATGTCCAATGGTTAAATCACTCACTTATACacg gtcTGTGGAGTTtggtatttttgttttcaaatttatctttatttgtGTTCTTGCCATTTGCATTTCTATTCAATGAATCTGAAGGATTCCCTGGTCATCGAAaa GGTTTAAAAGCAAGAGTATATGAAACATGTACGGTGCTTTTGTTGCTTTCGATATTTGTTCTTGTGTTGACGTACTTGCtgtacacaattttttatactGAGCAATCTCTTTTTTACATGCTATTCA ATTTATGGAACAACTATTTACCATTCTTGTATTCTTGCATTTCATTCATCGGTGTACTTATGCTATTaa TATGTACTCCAGTTGGATTTGCTACCTTGTTTACCATTCTAAGTCGGTTTATGATTAAACCACAACTACAAAAAACTACAGATGAAGAAATCAGCATTTTAAGGCTTGAAGTAGATTGTCTCGCTAGAAG ATTGGACCAAGTAACTATAAATGGTTTAACATACATGTCACCAGAACCTATGTTGgaaggaaaaaaacaaaatataactcgTACAGAGAAGGAGTTATGGACATTGCAAAATGGAAAGTTAAAACGTGGACTAACTGATAGATTATCAATTCATCAAGAAAGACTTGATGTACTtg aaaaacaaagaaaaatatcGGTATTtcgtaagttatttttatatccaACATTCATGCTATTGCTGTTAGCACTTACTGTTGTCACGGTTTTATTAGTTGTCCAAAATTTACTTTTGATACTCATTGGCATAAAAGCTTTACCTCTTAATACTAGA CAATTTACTTTAGGTGTGAGTTCACTATCCAAATTAGGGCCATTTGGGGCTGGTTTGGAAATagtcattattttatacatgttaGTGGCCTCAAGTGTTGGTTTATATTCATTGCCTATAGTCTCTACATACCGTCCACATATTAAACAAACACCATTGACACACATAGTAGGCAATTGTACTTTGCTGCTTATATTAAGCTCTGCATTACCATTATTATCTAGAATTCTAG gaaTTACAGACTTTGATTTATTAGCTGATTATGGAAGAATTGAATGGCTTGGAAATTTCACAATTGTTGCTTTATACAATTTCGTATTTGCTTCAGCTGCTACACTTTGTTTATTTAACAAGTTTACTTCAGCTGTACGAAAAGAATTATTAtcaag actcaAAAGTTTTTGGAAATGGATAATGGGCCACGACTACAGTATTACACACATTAATTCTAGTTTTTCAGTAGACAATTCACCGACAATTgctaaaaaaaacagttaa